A single window of Granulicella mallensis MP5ACTX8 DNA harbors:
- a CDS encoding family 20 glycosylhydrolase has protein sequence MFSFMLLAGNSAKAQTPLPLIPLPATAVEGTGSLSVDHGLQVVLEGYTEPRLERARARFLDTLSREIGTSGVPPQTVAGGKLIIKTAGPSAPVQQLGEDESYHLEITTTGAHLTAPTPLGVLHGLQTFLQLVHSTPEGYAVTGVTIDDKPRFPWRGLMIDTGRHFMPLDVLRQNLDGMEAVKMNVFHWHLSEDQGFRVESKTFPLLQEKGSDGLYYTQDQVRGILEYAHDRGIRVVPEFDMPGHATAWFVGYPNLASGSGPYKIERHWGIFDPAMDPTRESTYQFLDQLLGEMTALFPDAYFHIGGDECNGKEWDANPRIKQYMQTHHIKDDAGLQAYFTSRVQQLVTKRHKITVGWDELLQPDTPRDVVIQSWRGQDSLAEAARRGYRGLLSAGYYIDLNQSAADHYAVDPLVNGKAKLSPAEEANILGGEATMWTEYATPENITGKIWPRTAAIAERLWSAQSVKDADSMYRRIDTLSQNFAYYGLPYQGVREQMLRRLNSYSDPKALQILASVVQPPRDYAREELRAYDAFYPLNRLVDTVPPESNKAREFNELAARIAAGKAAPEDWRKARQWLALWRDNDAALQPSLPKSTLTAELAPLSHNLSQAATIGLLALDALQNNAPVSAEMQKQQLAELKELEKPQAILLNRIVPGVEVLVSAAKAQ, from the coding sequence ATGTTCTCTTTCATGTTGCTCGCCGGCAACTCAGCGAAGGCCCAGACACCACTCCCCCTCATTCCTCTTCCTGCAACGGCAGTGGAGGGAACCGGCAGTCTGTCCGTCGATCATGGATTGCAGGTTGTCTTGGAGGGCTACACGGAACCGCGCCTTGAACGGGCGCGTGCGCGATTCCTAGACACCTTGTCCCGAGAGATCGGAACTTCCGGCGTACCTCCCCAGACTGTTGCAGGCGGAAAGCTCATCATCAAGACGGCTGGACCGAGTGCACCCGTACAACAACTTGGCGAAGATGAGTCGTACCATCTGGAGATCACCACCACAGGAGCACACCTCACTGCTCCGACTCCCCTTGGCGTACTACATGGGTTACAGACATTTCTGCAACTGGTCCACAGCACTCCTGAAGGCTACGCGGTTACAGGCGTAACGATCGACGACAAGCCGCGCTTTCCCTGGCGCGGACTCATGATCGATACAGGGCGTCACTTCATGCCGCTCGATGTCCTCCGGCAGAACCTCGATGGTATGGAGGCCGTGAAGATGAATGTCTTTCACTGGCACCTCTCCGAAGACCAGGGCTTTCGAGTAGAGAGCAAGACCTTTCCCCTGCTCCAGGAGAAAGGTTCAGACGGTCTGTACTATACGCAGGACCAGGTTCGAGGCATCCTCGAGTACGCTCATGACCGCGGCATTCGCGTCGTCCCGGAGTTCGATATGCCAGGCCATGCAACCGCATGGTTCGTCGGCTATCCCAACCTCGCGAGCGGCAGCGGGCCCTACAAGATTGAGCGTCATTGGGGGATCTTCGATCCGGCGATGGACCCTACCCGTGAGAGCACCTACCAGTTTCTTGATCAGCTCCTCGGAGAGATGACGGCCCTCTTCCCCGACGCCTATTTCCATATAGGAGGCGATGAGTGTAACGGCAAGGAGTGGGATGCCAATCCCCGCATCAAGCAGTACATGCAGACCCACCACATCAAGGATGACGCCGGTCTGCAAGCGTATTTCACCAGCAGAGTGCAGCAGCTCGTTACGAAGCGTCACAAGATTACGGTAGGTTGGGATGAGTTGCTGCAACCGGATACGCCTCGCGATGTCGTGATCCAATCATGGCGCGGTCAGGATTCCCTGGCAGAAGCTGCACGGCGCGGCTATCGTGGGCTTTTATCGGCAGGCTACTACATCGATCTGAACCAATCGGCAGCGGACCATTATGCGGTAGATCCTCTCGTGAACGGCAAGGCCAAGTTATCCCCTGCGGAGGAAGCCAATATTCTCGGTGGTGAAGCGACCATGTGGACGGAGTACGCCACTCCTGAAAACATAACCGGCAAAATCTGGCCGCGAACCGCCGCCATCGCAGAGCGACTCTGGTCGGCTCAGAGCGTGAAGGATGCCGACTCCATGTACCGGCGTATCGATACGCTCTCGCAAAATTTCGCTTACTACGGCTTGCCCTATCAGGGTGTCAGAGAGCAGATGTTGAGGAGGTTGAATAGCTATAGCGATCCGAAGGCACTACAGATTCTTGCAAGCGTAGTGCAGCCTCCCAGGGACTATGCTCGAGAAGAGCTGCGAGCCTACGATGCCTTCTATCCCTTGAATCGACTCGTCGACACGGTTCCCCCCGAAAGCAACAAGGCACGGGAGTTCAATGAACTTGCCGCGCGAATCGCCGCAGGAAAGGCCGCCCCAGAAGACTGGCGGAAGGCGCGTCAATGGCTGGCGTTGTGGCGCGACAACGATGCAGCTCTCCAGCCCTCCCTGCCGAAATCTACCTTGACGGCTGAGTTAGCACCGCTGTCTCACAACCTCTCGCAGGCCGCCACCATCGGCTTACTCGCTCTCGATGCCCTGCAAAATAATGCGCCTGTTAGCGCCGAAATGCAAAAACAACAACTGGCTGAACTCAAAGAGCTTGAAAAACCACAGGCTATCCTGCTAAACAGGATCGTCCCAGGCGTGGAGGTGCTGGTAAGCGCAGCCAAGGCCCAATAA
- a CDS encoding glycosyltransferase family 39 protein: MISRQRKCLWPAVIGLLILQAVQALYIVHRESLTFDEDNHMFAGYMMWKAGDYGLNPEHPPLVKLLATLPILHEPLWIPPQQGRDFKTEAYLSGRDWLARNDGASQRLVFRMRVGAELLALLLALTVFLAAREWFGDTVGLVALLLLVFDPNILAHSALVTTDVGVSLFFLASIFTFYRYITRPTLVRLGLTGIAVGLLLATKHSGILIAPMLLLLIAWEIFIAPKPERARTALRLAGALAAITVISVVVLWSFYGFRYAARPAGLQLSTSLRNYTAPLSHFQAAAVLTIARLHLLPESYLIGLVDVKRMAEFYPTFIFGKVYAHGQWWYFPAVILIKTTLGLLVLLALATFAALTGKLEKRRELTYILIPALVYLAIAIAAGMNIGARHLLPMYVLLTIFAAAGVVTLARINRGWAVVCTLLVAAHIVSSLMVFPNQLAYANEAVGGPKNLHNLLSDANVDWAQQLLQVKQWQDRHPSEDCWFAYFARPEIDPATYGIHCHALPTIDTSWLGGSEIVPPTINGTVLISAGDLSGCEWPSGKLNPYQSFQSRRPDESIDEAVYVYRGTFDMSFAAAMSRAQQSHTLLRHHQPEEAFALAHEAVAIQPTNLFAQTALGDAASELGKKPEAVSAWQVAIVAAQELEQDAQESYIPDLQKKTRRAAQ, translated from the coding sequence ATGATCTCTCGGCAACGGAAGTGTCTTTGGCCTGCAGTCATCGGACTGCTTATTCTCCAGGCCGTACAGGCGCTCTACATCGTCCATCGCGAATCGCTCACCTTCGACGAAGACAACCACATGTTCGCCGGTTACATGATGTGGAAGGCGGGTGACTACGGTCTCAATCCCGAGCACCCGCCGCTCGTAAAGCTCCTCGCAACTCTTCCCATACTGCATGAGCCCCTTTGGATTCCACCGCAGCAGGGCCGCGATTTCAAAACCGAGGCCTACCTCAGCGGCCGCGACTGGCTGGCTCGCAATGACGGAGCGAGCCAGCGGCTCGTCTTCCGCATGCGAGTCGGCGCGGAACTGCTCGCACTCCTCCTCGCCCTCACTGTTTTCCTTGCGGCACGCGAATGGTTTGGAGATACCGTAGGCCTCGTCGCACTCCTTCTGCTCGTATTCGATCCCAACATCCTGGCGCACTCCGCGCTCGTCACTACAGACGTCGGCGTCTCGCTCTTCTTTCTGGCTTCGATCTTCACCTTCTATCGCTACATCACTCGCCCCACTCTTGTTCGTCTGGGACTCACCGGGATCGCTGTCGGTCTGCTGCTCGCGACCAAGCATTCAGGCATCCTCATCGCACCCATGCTTCTGCTGCTCATCGCATGGGAAATCTTCATTGCGCCGAAGCCTGAGCGTGCCCGCACAGCACTAAGGCTGGCGGGGGCCTTGGCTGCCATCACGGTCATCAGCGTAGTGGTACTGTGGAGCTTCTATGGCTTCCGCTATGCGGCTCGTCCGGCGGGCTTGCAGCTCAGCACGTCGCTGCGCAACTACACAGCGCCGCTCAGCCACTTTCAGGCCGCCGCGGTCCTCACCATCGCGCGCCTTCATCTCCTGCCCGAGTCCTACCTGATAGGTCTCGTCGATGTGAAGCGCATGGCAGAGTTCTATCCCACGTTTATCTTCGGGAAGGTCTACGCGCACGGTCAGTGGTGGTACTTTCCCGCCGTCATCCTCATCAAGACGACGCTTGGGCTTCTCGTATTGCTGGCTCTCGCTACATTCGCCGCACTTACCGGCAAGCTGGAAAAGCGCCGCGAGTTGACCTACATCCTGATTCCCGCGCTGGTCTATCTCGCTATCGCCATCGCCGCCGGCATGAACATCGGAGCACGTCATCTTCTGCCGATGTACGTACTGCTGACGATCTTCGCCGCGGCTGGCGTTGTTACTCTCGCCCGTATCAATCGAGGCTGGGCCGTGGTCTGCACGCTGCTCGTCGCAGCGCACATCGTCTCCTCGCTGATGGTCTTCCCCAACCAGCTGGCCTACGCCAACGAGGCCGTGGGAGGACCGAAGAACCTTCACAACCTGCTAAGTGATGCGAACGTCGACTGGGCGCAGCAGCTCCTGCAGGTCAAACAGTGGCAGGACCGTCATCCTTCAGAAGACTGCTGGTTCGCCTACTTCGCGCGACCGGAGATTGATCCGGCAACCTACGGCATCCACTGCCATGCACTACCCACCATCGATACTTCCTGGCTTGGAGGCTCGGAGATCGTGCCTCCAACGATCAACGGAACCGTACTGATCAGCGCCGGAGACCTTAGCGGCTGCGAGTGGCCCAGCGGCAAACTCAATCCCTATCAGAGCTTCCAATCCCGGCGGCCTGACGAGTCCATCGACGAGGCGGTCTACGTCTATCGCGGAACGTTCGATATGTCCTTTGCCGCAGCCATGAGCCGAGCCCAGCAGAGCCACACTCTCCTCAGGCATCACCAGCCCGAGGAGGCCTTCGCGCTTGCTCACGAAGCAGTAGCCATTCAGCCCACAAATCTCTTCGCTCAGACGGCATTGGGAGATGCAGCCTCCGAGCTCGGCAAGAAGCCCGAAGCGGTGAGCGCCTGGCAGGTGGCAATCGTGGCTGCCCAGGAGCTCGAACAGGATGCTCAAGAGAGCTACATTCCCGATCTGCAGAAGAAGACCAGGCGAGCCGCGCAGTAA